From the genome of Streptomyces sp. NBC_01317, one region includes:
- the hydA gene encoding dihydropyrimidinase yields the protein MSTRTLIRGGLVITAAEETHADVLIEDSRIVALAAHGSTVAEGWTAERTIDATGKYVIPGGVDAHTHMEMPFGGTLAADTFETGTRAAAWGGTTTIVDFAIQSPGRALREGLDAWYAKADGRCAIDYGFHMIVADVNESSLNEMDLLVQEGVTSFKLFMAYPGVFYSDDGKILRAMQRASRNAGLIMMHAENGIAIDVLVEQALAEGRTDPRYHGEVRKVLLEAEATHRAIQLARVADAPLYVVHVSAEEAVAELAQARDKGLPVFGETCPQYLFLSTDNLAEPDFEGAKYVCSTPLRPKEHQAALWRGLRTNDLQVVSTDHCPFCFTGQKDMGRGDFSKIPNGLPGVENRMDLLHQAVVEGHITRRRWIEIACATPARMFGLYPRKGTIAPGADADVVIYDPDHEQTLSVATHHMNVDYSAYEGKRITGQVETVLSRGEPVIDRREFTGRAGHGQYTPRATCQYLD from the coding sequence ATGAGCACCCGCACCCTGATCCGTGGCGGGCTTGTCATCACCGCCGCCGAGGAGACCCACGCCGACGTCCTGATCGAGGACAGCAGGATCGTCGCCCTCGCCGCGCACGGGTCCACGGTCGCGGAGGGCTGGACCGCCGAGCGGACGATCGACGCGACCGGGAAGTACGTCATCCCCGGCGGGGTCGACGCCCACACGCATATGGAGATGCCGTTCGGCGGCACCCTGGCCGCCGACACCTTCGAGACGGGCACCCGCGCCGCCGCCTGGGGCGGCACCACCACGATCGTAGACTTCGCCATCCAGTCGCCGGGACGGGCGCTGCGCGAGGGCCTGGACGCCTGGTACGCCAAGGCCGACGGCCGATGTGCGATCGACTACGGCTTCCACATGATCGTGGCGGACGTGAACGAGAGTTCGCTGAACGAGATGGATCTCCTGGTCCAGGAGGGTGTGACCTCCTTCAAGCTCTTCATGGCCTACCCCGGCGTCTTCTACAGCGACGACGGCAAGATCCTGCGGGCCATGCAACGCGCCTCCCGGAACGCCGGGTTGATCATGATGCACGCCGAGAACGGCATCGCGATCGACGTGCTCGTGGAACAGGCGCTCGCCGAGGGCCGCACCGACCCCCGCTACCACGGCGAGGTACGGAAGGTCCTGCTGGAGGCCGAGGCCACCCACCGCGCGATCCAGCTCGCGCGGGTCGCCGACGCACCGCTGTACGTCGTGCACGTATCGGCCGAGGAGGCGGTCGCCGAGCTGGCGCAGGCCCGCGACAAGGGGCTGCCGGTCTTCGGCGAGACCTGTCCGCAGTACCTCTTCCTCTCCACCGACAACCTCGCGGAGCCGGACTTCGAGGGCGCCAAGTACGTCTGTTCGACCCCGCTGCGGCCCAAGGAGCACCAGGCGGCCCTCTGGCGCGGGCTACGTACCAACGACCTCCAGGTGGTGTCCACGGACCACTGCCCGTTCTGCTTCACCGGGCAGAAGGACATGGGCCGGGGCGACTTCTCCAAGATCCCGAACGGCCTGCCCGGGGTGGAGAACCGGATGGACCTTCTCCATCAGGCCGTGGTCGAAGGCCACATCACGCGCCGCCGCTGGATCGAGATCGCCTGCGCCACCCCGGCCAGGATGTTCGGCCTCTACCCGCGCAAGGGCACCATCGCGCCCGGCGCGGACGCAGATGTCGTGATCTACGACCCGGACCACGAGCAGACGCTCTCCGTCGCCACGCACCACATGAACGTCGACTACTCGGCGTACGAGGGCAAACGGATCACCGGGCAGGTGGAGACCGTGCTGTCCCGGGGCGAACCGGTCATCGACCGGCGGGAGTTCACCGGCCGCGCGGGCCACGGCCAGTACACGCCGCGCGCCACCTGCCAGTACCTCGACTGA
- a CDS encoding nitrilase-related carbon-nitrogen hydrolase has translation MARVVRAALVQATWTGDTESMIAKHEEHAREAARQGARVIGFQEVFNAPYFCQVQEPEHYRWAEPVPDGPTVTRMRELARETGMVIVVPVFEIEQAGFYYNTAAVIDADGTYLGKYRKHHIPQVKGFWEKYYFKPGNAGWPVFDTAVGRVGVYICYDRHFPEGWRQLGLNGAQIVYNPSATSRGLSAYLWQLEQPAAAVANEYFIAAINRVGQEEYGDNDFYGTSYFVDPRGQFVGEPASDKAEELLVRDLDFGVIDEVRQQWAFYRDRRPDAYEGLVQP, from the coding sequence GTGGCCAGAGTCGTACGCGCCGCACTTGTCCAGGCGACCTGGACCGGCGACACCGAATCCATGATCGCCAAGCATGAGGAGCACGCCCGCGAGGCGGCCCGGCAGGGCGCGCGGGTGATCGGCTTCCAGGAAGTCTTCAACGCCCCGTACTTCTGCCAGGTGCAGGAGCCCGAGCACTACCGGTGGGCCGAGCCCGTCCCGGACGGTCCCACCGTCACGCGGATGCGCGAGCTGGCCCGGGAGACCGGGATGGTGATCGTGGTCCCCGTCTTCGAGATCGAGCAGGCGGGCTTCTACTACAACACCGCCGCTGTGATCGACGCCGACGGCACGTACCTCGGGAAGTACCGCAAGCACCACATCCCGCAGGTCAAGGGCTTCTGGGAGAAGTACTACTTCAAACCGGGCAACGCCGGCTGGCCGGTCTTCGACACCGCCGTCGGCCGGGTCGGCGTCTACATCTGCTACGACCGGCACTTCCCCGAGGGCTGGCGCCAGCTCGGCCTGAACGGCGCCCAGATCGTGTACAACCCGTCCGCCACCTCGCGCGGCCTCTCCGCCTACCTCTGGCAGCTGGAGCAGCCGGCCGCCGCCGTCGCCAACGAGTACTTCATCGCGGCGATCAACCGGGTCGGCCAGGAGGAGTACGGCGACAACGACTTCTACGGCACGAGCTACTTCGTGGATCCGCGCGGCCAGTTCGTCGGTGAGCCGGCGAGTGACAAGGCCGAGGAACTCCTCGTCAGGGACCTGGACTTCGGGGTGATCGACGAAGTGCGGCAGCAATGGGCGTTCTACCGGGACCGCAGGCCCGACGCGTACGAGGGACTGGTGCAGCCGTGA
- a CDS encoding aspartate aminotransferase family protein has translation MPRATGHPGTPQGTDRLLDRHRAVLPDWLALYYDRPLEITHGEGRHVWDADGNRYLDFFGGILTTMTAHALPEVTKAVSEQAGRIIHSSTLYLNRPMVELAERIATLSGIPDARVFFTTSGTEANDTALMLATTYRASNQILAMRNSYHGRSFSTVSVTGNRGWSPTSLSPLQTLYVHGGVRDRGPYAHLGDDAFIAACVADLEDLLGHTRAPAALIAEPVQGVGGFTAPPDGLYAAFREVLDRHGILWISDEVQTGWGRTGEHFWGWQAHAASGSPDILTFAKGIGNGMSIGGVVACADIMNCLDSNSISTFGGSPVTMAAGLANLSYLLEHDLQGNARRVGGLLIERLRGIGAGVAAVREVRGRGLMIGVELVKPGTDEASPERAAAVLEAAREGGLLIGKGGGHNTSVLRIAPPLSLTVAEAEQGAAILEQALRGV, from the coding sequence ATCCCGCGGGCCACCGGCCACCCGGGCACCCCGCAGGGCACCGACCGGCTCCTCGACCGCCACCGCGCGGTCCTCCCCGACTGGCTCGCCCTGTACTACGACCGGCCCTTGGAGATCACACATGGCGAGGGCCGCCACGTCTGGGACGCCGACGGCAACCGCTACCTGGACTTCTTCGGCGGCATCCTCACCACGATGACCGCCCACGCCCTGCCCGAGGTCACCAAGGCGGTGAGTGAGCAGGCCGGGCGGATCATCCACTCGTCCACGCTCTACCTCAACCGCCCGATGGTCGAGCTGGCGGAGCGGATCGCCACCCTGTCCGGCATCCCGGACGCCCGGGTCTTCTTCACCACGTCCGGTACGGAGGCCAACGACACGGCCCTCATGCTGGCCACCACCTACCGCGCGTCGAACCAGATCCTCGCGATGCGCAACAGCTACCACGGCCGGTCCTTCTCCACCGTGTCCGTCACCGGCAACCGGGGCTGGTCGCCTACCTCGCTCTCCCCGCTCCAGACGCTGTACGTGCACGGCGGGGTCCGCGACCGGGGCCCGTACGCGCACCTCGGCGACGACGCCTTCATCGCGGCGTGCGTGGCCGACCTGGAGGACCTGCTCGGCCACACCCGCGCGCCCGCCGCGCTCATCGCCGAACCGGTGCAGGGCGTCGGGGGGTTCACCGCCCCGCCCGACGGGCTGTACGCCGCGTTCCGCGAAGTCCTGGACCGGCACGGCATCCTGTGGATCAGCGACGAGGTGCAGACCGGCTGGGGCCGTACGGGCGAGCACTTCTGGGGCTGGCAGGCCCACGCCGCGAGCGGCTCGCCGGACATCCTCACCTTCGCCAAGGGCATCGGCAACGGCATGTCCATCGGCGGGGTCGTGGCCTGCGCCGACATCATGAACTGCCTGGACAGCAACTCCATCTCGACCTTCGGCGGCAGCCCCGTCACGATGGCGGCCGGCCTCGCGAACCTCTCGTACCTGCTGGAGCACGACCTCCAGGGCAACGCCCGGCGGGTCGGCGGACTGCTGATCGAGCGGCTGCGGGGGATCGGCGCGGGTGTCGCGGCCGTACGGGAGGTCCGCGGCCGGGGCCTGATGATCGGCGTCGAACTGGTGAAGCCGGGCACCGACGAGGCGTCGCCCGAGCGGGCGGCGGCCGTACTCGAAGCGGCCCGCGAGGGCGGGCTGTTGATCGGCAAGGGCGGCGGCCACAACACCAGCGTGCTGCGGATCGCACCGCCGCTCTCCCTCACCGTCGCCGAGGCGGAACAGGGCGCGGCCATCCTCGAACAGGCCCTGCGGGGCGTCTGA